The following coding sequences lie in one Novipirellula aureliae genomic window:
- a CDS encoding DUF6677 family protein translates to MPPDELTLIEVDGIEIDLRNRVLAAFLAWLVPGLGHYYQGRKTKAGLFCVCILTTWLLGFALGGGHVVYASNFPGDKRWHYILQSGVGAAALPALIQGKRMNDYTDYRTGRTRESYRPLWGGFMAPPTRPVLDDQADDVSAWYARHGAGYEMGTWYTVIAGLLNILVIYDAYGGPLAVPISGKRKKNDEEETVSEA, encoded by the coding sequence ATGCCCCCTGACGAACTGACATTGATCGAAGTCGATGGAATCGAGATCGATTTGCGAAACCGGGTTTTGGCCGCTTTTTTGGCTTGGTTGGTTCCTGGGCTAGGGCATTATTACCAAGGCCGGAAGACCAAAGCCGGATTGTTTTGTGTTTGTATTCTAACGACCTGGTTGTTGGGATTTGCACTGGGCGGTGGGCATGTCGTCTACGCGTCCAACTTTCCTGGTGATAAACGTTGGCATTACATCCTACAATCAGGCGTCGGTGCGGCGGCACTTCCTGCTTTGATCCAAGGCAAACGGATGAACGATTATACCGATTACCGCACCGGGCGCACTCGCGAGAGCTACCGTCCTCTTTGGGGAGGCTTCATGGCGCCGCCGACGCGGCCCGTCCTTGATGATCAAGCTGACGATGTCTCCGCTTGGTACGCGCGGCATGGTGCTGGTTATGAAATGGGAACTTGGTATACGGTGATCGCAGGCTTGCTGAACATCCTGGTCATCTACGACGCTTACGGGGGGCCGTTAGCGGTTCCCATAAGCGGGAAACGAAAAAAGAATGACGAAGAGGAAACGGTTTCGGAGGCGTAG
- a CDS encoding HD-GYP domain-containing protein, protein MSIDLPAIDSPPPVTTKTPSVNRASVSPRSLPGKLMIVDDEIANVLIVKKYLERAGYRSFETTTDSSAALRILKVAQPDILLLDINMPNVDGVEILRGVRSEPKSRHLPVLILTANTDERIKRICLELGATDFLIKPVDPMDLVPRVRNSLQMKSYHDRLQHHAAELELKVEQRTRELESSRREVVFCLARAAELRDNDTGNHVIRVGQFAGLIAKAMSLPDWYVRDIEMAAQLHDVGKIAIPDAILLKPGKLEPEEFEIIQNHVKYGHRIIEPHGASDARLMRRHIEYGSEMLRNGSALMKLAASIAQTHHERYDGTGYPLGLAGEDIPLEGRITAVADVFDALSAERPYKKALPREKCFSILEEGRGTHFDPIVLDAFFASTKEIVRVQLDFMDHVASASTL, encoded by the coding sequence ATGAGTATCGATCTTCCTGCAATCGATTCACCTCCGCCGGTCACGACCAAAACACCTAGCGTCAACCGAGCGAGTGTTAGTCCCCGATCGTTACCTGGAAAGTTGATGATCGTCGACGACGAGATTGCCAACGTCTTGATCGTAAAAAAATATCTTGAACGGGCGGGCTATCGTTCTTTTGAAACGACGACCGATTCATCCGCAGCCTTGCGAATCTTGAAAGTAGCCCAGCCAGATATCCTGTTACTCGACATCAACATGCCCAACGTCGATGGTGTCGAGATTCTGCGTGGCGTCCGCAGCGAACCCAAATCCCGCCATCTTCCCGTGTTGATTCTGACCGCCAATACGGATGAACGAATCAAACGGATTTGCTTAGAATTGGGAGCGACCGACTTTCTAATCAAACCAGTCGATCCGATGGATTTAGTCCCTCGTGTTCGAAATTCACTACAAATGAAATCGTATCATGATCGACTACAACATCATGCAGCCGAGCTTGAATTGAAGGTTGAGCAACGCACCCGTGAATTGGAATCTTCGCGCCGTGAAGTCGTATTCTGTTTGGCCCGAGCGGCGGAGTTACGTGACAACGACACAGGAAACCACGTCATCCGCGTGGGACAGTTCGCGGGCTTGATTGCGAAGGCAATGAGTTTGCCGGATTGGTATGTCCGTGACATTGAAATGGCAGCCCAGTTGCATGACGTAGGCAAAATCGCGATCCCTGATGCCATCCTGCTTAAACCGGGTAAGTTGGAACCGGAAGAGTTTGAGATCATTCAGAACCACGTCAAGTACGGCCACCGAATTATCGAACCTCACGGTGCATCGGATGCACGGTTGATGAGACGACACATCGAATACGGTTCCGAGATGCTCCGCAACGGTAGTGCCCTCATGAAACTTGCAGCGAGTATTGCGCAAACGCATCATGAACGCTATGACGGCACCGGCTATCCGTTGGGTTTAGCGGGAGAAGACATTCCACTCGAAGGACGAATCACAGCCGTTGCGGATGTGTTTGACGCACTTTCTGCAGAACGACCTTATAAGAAAGCATTGCCAAGAGAGAAATGCTTTTCCATCCTCGAAGAAGGACGCGGCACCCACTTCGACCCCATCGTCCTCGATGCGTTCTTTGCATCGACGAAAGAAATTGTTCGTGTCCAGCTCGATTTCATGGATCACGTTGCATCCGCTTCAACCCTCTAG